The following proteins come from a genomic window of Rhodohalobacter sp. 614A:
- the alr gene encoding alanine racemase, whose product MKESFLQPSVIELDKGALQNNIQFLKNRANNSVKLSSVIKGNAYGHGISQFLPMAEECGMNHFSVFSANEARLAHKRKTRPDTDIMIMGMIRDDELEWAIENDIEFYLFELDRLDSAIKSAGKVGKKARVHLQIETGMNRTGFEESKWKHVFESVKKHPKEINLEGICTHYAGAESVANYYRIENQDKQLKKAIKLAQEILGFLPVIHASSSAAYLSQPHMHYDMARVGIAQYGFWPSREIYMHNMKSLDLKQGEDPLKRVLTWKSEIMNIKWIDSGDFIGYGNVYLAGKKMKIATVPIGYTHGFGRNLTNAGYVLTRGTRAGVVGLVNMNMITINVTHIEEARKGDEVVLIGKQGNDEITVASFGEMTNNLNYEVLVRLPTTIPRITKTN is encoded by the coding sequence ATGAAAGAATCATTTCTACAGCCGTCGGTCATCGAACTCGACAAAGGCGCACTTCAAAATAATATTCAGTTCCTTAAAAACAGGGCGAATAATTCCGTAAAACTTTCATCAGTTATTAAAGGGAATGCCTATGGCCACGGCATCAGCCAGTTTTTGCCCATGGCAGAAGAATGTGGAATGAATCACTTTTCGGTATTCAGTGCGAATGAAGCACGTTTGGCACACAAAAGAAAAACGCGTCCCGACACCGACATTATGATTATGGGAATGATTCGGGATGATGAACTGGAATGGGCCATCGAGAATGATATTGAGTTTTATCTGTTTGAATTAGACCGTCTTGATTCTGCTATAAAAAGTGCCGGGAAGGTTGGAAAAAAAGCCAGAGTTCATCTTCAGATAGAAACGGGGATGAACCGCACCGGGTTTGAAGAGTCGAAATGGAAACATGTGTTCGAAAGCGTCAAAAAACACCCGAAAGAAATTAACCTGGAAGGAATCTGTACGCATTACGCCGGCGCAGAAAGTGTAGCCAATTATTACCGAATTGAAAACCAGGATAAGCAATTAAAAAAAGCTATCAAGCTTGCGCAGGAAATTCTTGGTTTTTTGCCTGTGATTCATGCATCCAGTTCGGCCGCCTATTTATCTCAACCCCATATGCATTACGACATGGCAAGAGTAGGAATTGCCCAATATGGATTTTGGCCAAGCCGGGAAATATACATGCATAATATGAAGTCTTTAGATCTGAAACAGGGAGAGGATCCGCTGAAAAGAGTACTTACCTGGAAAAGCGAAATCATGAATATAAAGTGGATTGACAGCGGAGATTTTATCGGGTACGGAAATGTATATCTCGCCGGGAAAAAAATGAAAATAGCAACCGTTCCAATCGGGTATACCCACGGGTTTGGAAGAAACCTGACAAATGCCGGTTATGTATTGACAAGAGGAACGCGTGCGGGTGTGGTTGGACTTGTAAATATGAATATGATTACCATCAATGTAACCCACATAGAAGAAGCCCGAAAAGGAGATGAAGTTGTTTTAATTGGAAAACAGGGGAATGATGAAATAACGGTGGCTTCTTTTGGAGAGATGACCAACAATTTAAACTATGAAGTACTTGTGAGGTTGCCTACCACGATTCCCCGAATTACTAAAACTAATTGA
- a CDS encoding alanine racemase: MAYLKLYREELKHNFKFLDQLFKENDIKWGITTKLFCGNRAFLNEVIDLGIGEMHDSRISNLKVIKGIDPETVTIYIKPPPKDIVRDVVKYADISLNTELATLHELSEEAEKQDKVHKVIIMIEMGDLREGVMREDLINFYEKVFRLPGIEVVGLGTNLNCLHGVMPDGDKLIQLALYKQIIELRFKKEIPLVSGGTTVTIPLLLRNQLPSGINHFRVGEALFFGKNLFTDGVIEGMSDRVLELYTQIIELSEKPKVPMGELGVNPQGRTTKVVEEDVGKTSYRAIIDIGVLDIQPNYLVPVDDNITISDASSDMLILDVGSNPNGYKVGDTIRFKLKYMGALGLMSSDYIEKKVED; the protein is encoded by the coding sequence ATGGCCTATTTAAAACTCTACAGAGAGGAACTAAAGCATAATTTTAAATTCCTGGATCAGCTATTTAAGGAAAATGACATTAAATGGGGAATTACCACCAAGCTATTTTGTGGTAATCGTGCTTTTCTGAATGAGGTGATTGATTTGGGAATTGGTGAAATGCACGACTCCAGGATCAGTAACCTGAAAGTTATAAAAGGGATTGATCCTGAGACGGTAACGATCTACATCAAACCGCCTCCAAAAGATATTGTCAGAGATGTGGTGAAGTATGCCGACATTAGCCTGAATACCGAACTTGCGACTCTTCATGAATTATCAGAAGAAGCAGAAAAGCAAGATAAAGTCCATAAAGTGATCATCATGATTGAAATGGGGGATCTTCGGGAAGGAGTGATGCGTGAGGATCTGATCAACTTTTATGAGAAAGTTTTTCGCCTGCCGGGAATTGAAGTAGTTGGGCTGGGTACAAACCTGAATTGCCTGCACGGTGTAATGCCCGACGGCGACAAATTGATTCAGCTGGCACTTTATAAACAGATCATCGAACTGAGATTTAAAAAAGAAATTCCACTGGTTTCAGGCGGCACTACGGTTACCATTCCATTGCTGTTAAGAAATCAGCTTCCGAGTGGAATCAATCACTTTAGAGTTGGAGAAGCTCTTTTCTTTGGGAAGAATTTATTTACTGACGGCGTTATTGAAGGGATGAGTGACAGGGTTCTTGAACTTTATACCCAAATCATTGAATTGTCAGAAAAACCAAAAGTGCCGATGGGCGAATTAGGTGTTAATCCGCAGGGACGGACCACAAAAGTAGTTGAAGAAGATGTTGGTAAAACGTCTTACAGAGCCATTATCGATATTGGTGTCCTCGATATCCAACCGAATTATCTGGTTCCGGTAGACGACAACATTACCATCTCTGATGCCAGTTCAGATATGCTTATATTGGATGTAGGATCAAATCCGAACGGGTATAAAGTTGGCGACACCATTCGGTTTAAACTTAAATATATGGGCGCGCTTGGGTTGATGAGCTCCGACTATATCGAAAAAAAAGTAGAAGATTAA
- a CDS encoding carboxypeptidase-like regulatory domain-containing protein, whose amino-acid sequence MNYKLLSVLVFAFLFSFDAYGQVTVRGTVTDANTGDSLPGVNVFIEQTQQGDATDIDGEFEISDVEPGTYTLMATFVGYNQYETTIEVGSTDVTADIQLTSSITALDDVVVTAFGLDREERSLGYSIQEVNGDRIAQVSQDNIIGALAGKVAGIQVVGSSGANLGGSERIRIRGTNGLSDGQPLFVVDGTPIDNSSFVVNQSGSTTGRDLGNLASDLNLNNVESVSVLKGAAAAALYGNRASDGVILIETKKGQMGENQPIRVNFSNSTYFENVSILPDYQDEYAGGYSQSLVDWEDPETGEMVKGLNYAADESWGAPNGWANVSSLVVMVSS is encoded by the coding sequence ATGAATTATAAGCTACTCTCTGTATTAGTATTTGCCTTTCTCTTTTCATTTGATGCATATGGTCAGGTGACAGTACGAGGAACAGTTACTGATGCAAATACCGGAGATTCACTTCCCGGTGTAAATGTATTTATTGAACAAACCCAACAAGGGGATGCAACCGATATCGATGGTGAATTCGAAATTTCGGATGTTGAACCCGGTACCTATACACTGATGGCTACCTTTGTAGGGTACAATCAGTATGAAACCACAATTGAGGTTGGCTCTACAGATGTAACCGCTGATATCCAACTAACATCCAGCATTACGGCATTGGATGATGTTGTTGTAACAGCTTTTGGTTTGGACCGGGAAGAACGCTCGCTTGGATATTCTATCCAGGAAGTTAACGGTGACCGAATTGCTCAGGTAAGCCAGGATAACATTATTGGTGCACTTGCCGGGAAAGTTGCCGGCATTCAGGTTGTGGGTAGTTCAGGCGCTAATCTTGGCGGTTCAGAACGAATTAGAATTCGTGGTACGAATGGTCTTTCAGACGGACAACCTCTTTTTGTTGTAGATGGTACTCCTATTGATAATAGTTCTTTTGTCGTAAATCAAAGTGGGTCTACTACAGGTCGTGATCTAGGGAACTTGGCATCAGATTTAAATTTGAATAATGTTGAATCAGTATCTGTTCTGAAAGGTGCCGCTGCAGCAGCATTGTATGGAAACCGTGCATCAGACGGTGTTATTTTGATTGAAACGAAAAAGGGGCAAATGGGCGAGAATCAACCCATACGGGTAAACTTTTCAAATAGTACATATTTTGAAAATGTTTCTATACTCCCCGATTATCAGGATGAGTATGCAGGTGGATATTCTCAGAGCTTGGTAGATTGGGAAGATCCTGAAACCGGTGAAATGGTTAAAGGGTTAAACTACGCAGCTGATGAAAGCTGGGGGGCCCCGAATGGATGGGCAAATGTATCGTCCTTGGTGGTCATGGTATCATCATGA
- a CDS encoding histidine kinase dimerization/phosphoacceptor domain -containing protein, protein MSISNRNYSWRPVSLDFLTSNYKINDAKLFAPLIVWLIVIAGSLFLTADLMNREWLTLTTDRVEIINFFILNPALILGMLLLFWFGFEWGFIPVYLCTFIVAYMSEITVLWASLIGMSFIFGMGFFALAYHSIRIPYTLRSFKSIAAFIVISFIAALASSMGSFIWSFFLQLSAQDTLIVWKSWWTGIFFQSILVLGPLLFILSPWVERKKRSTLSLPPQKEVSPKWIYGSVVSVALTLALFIFSGYLLGRLNVRETVGNNNMVLVSDIMGSLEAFQIITWTSIGLILVTGYAAIYLLHSWNNNLREQVETRTSDLVKSREELKVSLKEKDILFKEIQHRVKNNLAQVHGLLELQETMSEDEQVAELLKISKSRIRTMSLAHEALYNNENFSKISLKDYIENIAEVTHRSFRDSNKIINLSYEIEDIHLDMAKAIPLGLMISEILINAHKHAFNKAKDGEIKIFTSIQDDRMYMDISDNGSGLPKDVDLRRSNSLGMTLVNNFSDQLKAELKIGSNNKNGTRFEFSIPLHSIISD, encoded by the coding sequence ATGAGCATAAGTAATAGAAACTACTCGTGGCGGCCTGTATCGTTGGACTTTTTAACATCCAACTACAAGATCAACGATGCAAAGTTATTCGCTCCATTAATTGTCTGGCTTATTGTAATAGCCGGTTCTCTCTTTCTTACAGCCGATCTGATGAATCGGGAATGGCTTACACTTACAACGGACAGAGTTGAAATTATAAATTTCTTTATCCTGAATCCGGCTCTTATCCTTGGGATGCTTTTACTTTTTTGGTTTGGGTTTGAGTGGGGTTTTATTCCGGTTTATCTCTGTACGTTTATAGTAGCCTATATGTCTGAAATTACCGTGCTGTGGGCTTCCCTCATTGGAATGTCTTTCATTTTTGGGATGGGATTTTTTGCACTTGCATATCACAGTATTCGCATCCCTTACACTCTTCGCAGCTTTAAGAGTATTGCCGCATTTATTGTGATATCGTTCATCGCTGCACTTGCAAGCTCTATGGGATCGTTTATCTGGAGTTTCTTTTTACAGCTTTCTGCACAAGATACGCTCATTGTATGGAAAAGCTGGTGGACGGGTATCTTTTTCCAATCCATTCTGGTATTAGGACCTCTTCTATTCATTCTATCCCCTTGGGTGGAAAGAAAGAAAAGGTCAACCCTCAGTCTGCCTCCACAAAAAGAAGTATCGCCAAAATGGATCTATGGCTCTGTAGTCAGTGTGGCTTTAACACTGGCTCTTTTTATTTTCTCCGGGTATTTATTGGGAAGGCTGAATGTTCGTGAAACTGTTGGCAACAACAATATGGTATTGGTTTCTGATATCATGGGCTCTCTGGAAGCCTTTCAAATCATTACATGGACATCAATCGGCCTGATACTGGTTACTGGTTATGCGGCAATATATTTACTCCACAGTTGGAATAATAACCTTCGGGAACAGGTTGAAACCAGGACGTCTGACCTGGTTAAAAGTCGTGAGGAATTGAAGGTTTCTCTCAAAGAAAAAGATATTCTTTTTAAAGAAATTCAACATCGTGTAAAAAATAACCTTGCACAGGTTCACGGCCTCCTCGAACTCCAGGAAACAATGAGTGAAGACGAACAGGTGGCGGAATTGCTGAAGATTTCTAAATCAAGGATTCGCACGATGTCTCTGGCGCATGAGGCGCTTTACAACAACGAGAATTTCTCAAAAATCAGTCTTAAAGATTATATCGAGAATATTGCGGAGGTCACACACCGGTCCTTCAGAGACAGCAATAAAATCATCAATCTTTCCTATGAAATTGAAGACATTCATCTGGATATGGCCAAAGCCATTCCCCTGGGATTGATGATAAGTGAGATTCTGATCAACGCACACAAACATGCATTCAATAAGGCGAAGGATGGCGAAATAAAGATTTTCACATCTATTCAGGACGATAGAATGTATATGGATATCAGTGATAACGGATCGGGCCTTCCAAAAGATGTAGATCTTCGAAGAAGCAATTCACTGGGTATGACACTCGTCAATAATTTTTCAGATCAATTAAAAGCTGAATTGAAGATAGGAAGCAATAATAAGAACGGTACACGATTCGAATTCTCTATTCCGCTTCATTCCATCATAAGTGATTAG
- a CDS encoding M48 family metallopeptidase produces the protein MRKARDQIKVAEFTVEVERKNIKNIYLRVCPPDGMVRLSSPKNVSTESLQQFVISKEDWIRKKIKKVQSQVRTPKLEYVNGESHYVQGRKYSLHLFEVDRTPGVLLRDNGFMELYVRPGSNREKREKVLREWYREMLKDKIPQLIARWEPELDVAVKEWGVKKMKTRWGTCNTKARRIWLNLELAKRSEDLLDYVVLHEMVHLRERLHNHRFRSFLDKHMPDWRNREEELKKRLP, from the coding sequence ATGAGAAAAGCCAGAGATCAAATAAAAGTTGCTGAATTTACTGTTGAGGTAGAGAGGAAAAACATTAAGAACATTTATTTGCGGGTTTGCCCACCTGATGGAATGGTAAGATTATCGTCTCCAAAAAATGTTTCTACGGAATCCCTTCAGCAATTTGTCATTTCAAAGGAAGATTGGATCAGGAAAAAAATCAAGAAGGTTCAATCACAAGTCCGAACGCCGAAGCTTGAATATGTAAATGGAGAAAGCCACTATGTGCAAGGCCGGAAGTATAGCTTACATCTATTTGAAGTAGATAGAACACCGGGCGTATTGCTTCGGGATAACGGGTTTATGGAATTGTACGTGCGGCCGGGCAGCAACCGGGAAAAACGAGAAAAAGTTTTGAGAGAATGGTATCGCGAAATGTTAAAAGATAAGATTCCTCAACTGATTGCCCGTTGGGAGCCTGAACTGGATGTAGCGGTAAAAGAATGGGGCGTAAAAAAGATGAAAACCCGATGGGGAACTTGTAACACAAAAGCCCGGCGCATTTGGCTGAATCTGGAGTTGGCAAAAAGGTCTGAAGATTTGTTAGACTATGTGGTGCTGCATGAAATGGTTCACCTGAGGGAGCGATTACACAACCATCGCTTCAGGTCTTTTCTGGACAAGCACATGCCGGATTGGAGAAACCGGGAAGAGGAATTGAAAAAGAGATTGCCTTAA
- a CDS encoding sodium:solute symporter family protein has product MHVIDLGLFLVYIVGLLGFGYFFFKKNKGGDDYYVGGRNMSSYHIGLSVVATDVGGGFSIGLGGLGFTMGISGSWMLFTGLIGAWLAAVFLIPKIKQNPFFDKAYTFPQLFEHYYSPNVALIAAIISAVGYAGFTSSQMLAGAKLASGTFSNLGLDTALYIMGAVAVIYTVMGGLKAVIYTDTIQWSILMTGLIFIGVPFAYVEIGGIEAVRSTVSPEMLSLFNLTWQDAVYWTVTIIPIWFVGMTLYQRVYACKDEKTAKKAWYIAGLFEWPVMAFLGVLLGLFARVAADQGMFDYLGAQNIAQTDPETGLPMLLRTVLPVGFLGAMMAAYFSAILSTADSCLMASSGNVVTDIIGRFKKFNPNSSMFLGLSQIVTLIIGVLALLLAAAMENVLSLMLDSYSFMVSGLFVPVIGALFWRKSTSAGAMSAMISGGTTTLFLRYLEIGLPFNLDPNVFGITTSAIFFITVSLLTQKNQK; this is encoded by the coding sequence ATGCACGTCATTGATCTAGGATTATTCTTAGTATATATCGTAGGACTGCTCGGATTTGGGTACTTCTTTTTTAAAAAGAACAAGGGAGGCGATGACTACTATGTAGGGGGCAGAAATATGAGTAGTTATCACATCGGCCTTTCGGTGGTTGCTACAGATGTGGGTGGCGGTTTTTCCATAGGGTTAGGGGGACTCGGTTTTACAATGGGGATTTCCGGTTCCTGGATGCTTTTTACAGGGTTAATAGGCGCATGGCTTGCCGCCGTTTTTTTAATCCCCAAGATAAAACAGAACCCGTTTTTTGATAAAGCCTATACATTTCCTCAACTATTTGAGCATTACTACAGTCCAAACGTTGCGTTAATTGCCGCAATTATTTCTGCCGTTGGTTATGCGGGATTCACAAGCTCTCAAATGCTTGCCGGCGCCAAGCTGGCGAGCGGTACGTTTTCGAACTTGGGGCTGGACACAGCGCTGTATATTATGGGAGCTGTGGCCGTCATTTACACAGTAATGGGCGGATTAAAAGCGGTGATTTATACCGATACCATTCAATGGAGCATCCTCATGACAGGACTGATTTTTATTGGCGTTCCTTTCGCGTACGTAGAAATTGGAGGAATAGAGGCCGTTCGCAGCACGGTCTCGCCCGAAATGCTTTCGTTGTTTAATCTTACCTGGCAGGATGCCGTTTATTGGACGGTGACGATTATCCCAATATGGTTTGTGGGAATGACCCTTTATCAGAGAGTCTATGCCTGCAAAGATGAAAAAACCGCAAAAAAAGCATGGTACATTGCCGGCTTGTTTGAATGGCCGGTAATGGCATTTCTTGGAGTTTTGTTAGGTTTATTTGCACGGGTGGCTGCCGATCAGGGAATGTTTGATTACCTCGGAGCTCAAAATATTGCCCAGACCGATCCTGAAACGGGTTTGCCGATGCTGCTGCGAACGGTTTTACCGGTAGGTTTTTTAGGTGCTATGATGGCCGCCTATTTCTCGGCAATTCTTTCAACCGCCGATAGTTGTCTGATGGCATCCTCAGGTAATGTTGTAACCGATATCATTGGCCGGTTTAAAAAATTCAATCCAAATAGCAGTATGTTTCTTGGTCTGTCGCAAATTGTCACGCTCATTATCGGGGTGCTTGCACTATTGTTGGCTGCCGCAATGGAAAACGTGTTGTCACTGATGCTTGATTCCTATTCATTCATGGTCTCAGGTTTGTTTGTACCTGTTATCGGAGCGCTGTTTTGGAGGAAAAGTACATCAGCAGGGGCAATGAGCGCCATGATTTCCGGGGGTACAACTACGCTTTTTTTGCGCTATCTGGAGATAGGGTTACCTTTTAATCTGGATCCCAATGTATTTGGTATTACTACATCCGCAATCTTTTTTATAACAGTGAGTTTGCTGACTCAAAAAAATCAAAAATAA
- a CDS encoding amidohydrolase — translation MNPDLIDFRKEIHQHPEISGKEEKTAARIQEELQKLYPDEIFTDLGGFGVLAHFRCKSGQPQKTILFRAELDAISVREETGLPYQSKNENVMHGCGHDGHMTILIGLAKMLSENRPENVDVYLLFQPAEETGEGAARVLEDSRFQNLEIDHGFALHNLPGFPEKTIICKEDTFAAGSVGIEVIIKGSFSHAAYPEKGVNPSGTVANLVQKMEQEMEWFRSDRKGNKLVCTFMKMGERAFGISPGSASIGFTIRSESDKILEKGVNRIKEMIDGLRESFEGEISLEEVEPFRATVNSRDGVEIVKWVSEKKGFKYQNLEQPFPWSEDFGEFRRQFPITIFGLGAGEYRPPLHSEKYDFNDGLIGVGTGMFRGIVDYYSSL, via the coding sequence ATGAACCCTGATCTGATTGACTTCAGAAAAGAAATTCATCAACATCCGGAAATTTCTGGGAAAGAGGAGAAAACCGCAGCCCGAATCCAGGAAGAACTTCAGAAGCTCTATCCAGATGAAATATTTACGGACCTTGGTGGTTTTGGTGTTTTGGCTCATTTTAGATGTAAAAGCGGTCAGCCCCAAAAAACTATTTTATTTCGGGCTGAATTGGATGCCATTTCAGTTCGGGAAGAGACGGGATTGCCCTATCAGTCTAAAAATGAAAATGTCATGCATGGCTGCGGTCATGACGGACATATGACAATTTTAATCGGGCTGGCAAAAATGTTGAGCGAAAATCGTCCCGAGAATGTTGATGTCTACCTCCTTTTTCAACCTGCAGAAGAAACCGGGGAGGGAGCGGCAAGAGTTTTAGAGGATTCCAGATTTCAAAACCTTGAAATCGATCATGGTTTTGCGCTTCACAATTTGCCGGGATTCCCCGAAAAAACCATTATTTGCAAAGAGGATACATTTGCTGCCGGTTCCGTTGGAATTGAGGTTATCATCAAAGGTTCATTTAGTCACGCAGCTTACCCGGAAAAGGGGGTGAATCCGTCGGGAACGGTAGCCAACTTGGTTCAGAAAATGGAGCAGGAAATGGAGTGGTTTCGGTCAGATCGTAAGGGAAATAAGCTGGTTTGTACATTCATGAAAATGGGAGAAAGGGCGTTTGGCATTAGTCCGGGCAGTGCCAGCATTGGGTTCACAATCCGTTCGGAATCAGACAAGATTCTAGAGAAGGGAGTAAATCGAATCAAGGAAATGATTGATGGCCTTCGAGAATCTTTTGAAGGGGAGATTTCTTTGGAAGAAGTTGAACCCTTTCGGGCTACGGTAAACAGCCGTGATGGAGTTGAAATCGTTAAATGGGTTAGCGAAAAAAAAGGATTTAAATATCAAAACCTGGAACAGCCATTTCCCTGGAGTGAGGATTTTGGAGAGTTCCGCCGGCAGTTTCCAATTACGATTTTTGGTTTGGGAGCCGGAGAATACAGGCCTCCACTGCATTCTGAAAAGTATGATTTTAATGACGGGTTGATCGGGGTGGGAACCGGAATGTTTCGAGGAATAGTTGATTATTATTCATCATTGTAG
- a CDS encoding GNAT family N-acetyltransferase, protein MNIHYTLSVKDDGTSPFSRNEIAEFLHKHLDQYGDAKSAILKCIGYAYGDNPGQDGFILMAHDEGEILGAVIINKTNMSEYIPENILVYIAVHKKTRGRGVGKELMQRTIDAAKGDIALHVEPDNPAKFLYEKFGFINKYQEMRYSSSK, encoded by the coding sequence ATGAACATTCACTATACACTTTCAGTTAAAGATGATGGAACCTCTCCATTTTCCAGAAATGAAATAGCGGAATTTTTACATAAGCATTTAGATCAGTATGGGGATGCAAAATCCGCTATCTTAAAATGTATCGGCTATGCTTATGGGGACAATCCCGGCCAGGATGGTTTTATCCTGATGGCCCATGATGAGGGCGAGATTTTGGGAGCTGTCATTATCAACAAAACCAATATGAGCGAGTATATCCCCGAAAATATTCTTGTTTACATAGCCGTACATAAGAAAACCCGGGGAAGAGGGGTAGGGAAAGAGTTGATGCAACGAACCATTGATGCAGCGAAAGGGGACATTGCTTTGCACGTGGAGCCGGACAATCCGGCTAAATTTTTATACGAAAAATTTGGTTTTATCAACAAGTACCAGGAAATGCGGTATTCAAGCAGCAAATAA
- a CDS encoding peptidoglycan DD-metalloendopeptidase family protein, with protein MELSELPSFGFESIIKSAVKKMNTHPVMDLPDDFRIMDLSSGFDRDSLTAFIKSGGWGVGGYLETRQIMYEAPLYQNQRNIHMGIDIWAQAGEPVYSVMNGEIVYSEYLGEEGNYGGTLILKHVIEGQELFALYGHLSKKSLETFKVGQKRKTGEQVGWIGDESENGNWPPHLHYQLCIEDPGKADMPGVVAKKDLIEGREKYPDPRILLGDIY; from the coding sequence ATGGAGCTGTCTGAACTGCCATCATTTGGTTTCGAAAGCATTATAAAATCGGCAGTTAAAAAGATGAACACTCACCCGGTCATGGACTTGCCGGATGATTTCAGGATTATGGATCTCTCCTCAGGGTTTGACAGGGATTCGCTTACCGCTTTTATTAAATCCGGTGGTTGGGGGGTAGGTGGTTACCTGGAAACCCGGCAAATAATGTACGAGGCACCTCTTTATCAAAACCAGAGAAATATTCATATGGGAATTGATATTTGGGCACAGGCGGGTGAACCGGTTTATTCGGTCATGAATGGAGAAATTGTTTACTCCGAATATCTTGGTGAAGAAGGAAATTACGGCGGAACTCTCATCCTTAAACATGTCATTGAAGGACAGGAATTATTCGCGCTTTACGGTCATCTTTCCAAAAAAAGTCTTGAAACGTTTAAAGTAGGCCAAAAACGAAAAACCGGCGAACAAGTTGGCTGGATTGGTGATGAATCAGAAAATGGAAACTGGCCGCCTCATCTTCATTATCAATTATGTATTGAAGATCCCGGTAAAGCCGATATGCCCGGAGTTGTTGCCAAAAAGGATTTGATCGAAGGGAGAGAAAAGTATCCGGATCCACGAATCTTACTTGGAGATATTTATTGA
- a CDS encoding DinB family protein, with protein sequence MELHPRIKDVLDLLDPPKGFQPWHGGPTLMGCLRGVDANQAAWKPTLDRNSIWNLVLHMAYWKYSIIRKLNPDFPKGFDRSPSNFPEVPEKLTQKSWQKDKDLLKKTHQILVEEIIKFPPQKLDDTCPSKKEWTYSQLITGIAAHDTYHIGQIQVLKKLFAEMNGN encoded by the coding sequence ATGGAACTTCATCCACGCATAAAAGATGTACTCGATTTATTAGATCCGCCGAAAGGGTTTCAGCCCTGGCACGGCGGCCCTACATTAATGGGATGCTTAAGAGGGGTGGATGCGAACCAGGCCGCCTGGAAACCAACGCTTGATCGCAATTCGATCTGGAACCTGGTTTTGCACATGGCTTACTGGAAATATTCCATCATTCGAAAGTTGAATCCGGATTTTCCTAAGGGATTTGACCGGAGTCCTTCCAATTTCCCAGAGGTTCCTGAAAAGCTTACCCAAAAAAGCTGGCAGAAAGACAAAGATCTGCTCAAAAAAACACATCAAATACTGGTGGAAGAGATTATAAAATTTCCGCCCCAAAAACTGGATGATACCTGTCCGTCTAAGAAAGAGTGGACATATTCACAATTGATTACCGGCATCGCTGCTCATGATACGTATCACATCGGGCAAATACAGGTGTTGAAAAAGTTGTTTGCCGAAATGAACGGCAATTAA